One bacterium genomic window carries:
- a CDS encoding CoA-binding protein codes for MQPAITEFLAQRRIAVVGVSRNRGFGNAVFKKLAECGYETVPINANADTVEGVRCFRSLAKLPAPVDAVVTVVPPSQTPGLVEECAALGIKHIWMQQGSESKAAIEKAGALGLNAVHHACLLMYADPRGIHGLHRWLHDRLGGG; via the coding sequence ATGCAACCGGCAATCACCGAGTTCCTCGCTCAACGTCGCATCGCCGTGGTCGGCGTTTCGCGCAACCGTGGGTTTGGCAATGCCGTGTTCAAGAAACTGGCCGAGTGCGGCTACGAGACGGTGCCGATCAACGCCAACGCCGACACGGTCGAGGGCGTGCGCTGTTTCCGCAGTCTCGCCAAACTCCCGGCCCCGGTGGACGCGGTGGTCACGGTTGTCCCGCCGTCCCAGACGCCGGGCCTTGTCGAGGAATGCGCCGCCCTTGGCATCAAGCACATCTGGATGCAGCAGGGTTCGGAATCGAAAGCCGCCATTGAGAAGGCCGGTGCCCTCGGTTTGAATGCCGTGCACCACGCCTGCCTGCTCATGTACGCCGACCCGCGCGGCATTCACGGCCTGCATCGCTGGCTCCACGATCGTCTTGGCGGGGGCTGA
- a CDS encoding tail fiber domain-containing protein gives MRNSPPFAVVVAVLLAAAAYAAVPASMSVQGKLTDALGEPIVGSQNFTFKIFDAAVGGSEIWPGGPGETQSLNTDANGLWIGLVGAVIPLNHTVFQDTVRWLEITVNGTTLPRTRLVTGAYAHRVGTVDGASGGWITSKVTIGPGQTNTGSEAFVAGSNNTATGGWSNVGGGSGNLASGPWSSIGGGAGNMSSNDGTTVGGGEYNVAAGFLSTVGGGYSDTAFGGHSAIGGGSRNRASGDYSFIGGGLYHTASGTAATVAGGASNLASAWGATVGGGQYDTAIGLYSTIAGGNRNRAIGDGATVGGGAYCFARGPYSVVAGGGGFDSDSNSAKGANATIGGGRHNYADGVVATVSGGASNNAPASHATISGGGSNSATDFGAVVCGGYANTAAGAWSTVAGGDHCEATGQCSFAAGRNAKAIHNGSWVWGSSEPVDFPSTADRQFLIRAVGGVGINTNTPTEDLTINGTVAFENSSLPAINMFESGTSNADKMILAHSSAFPDWGLEYRDADDKFVFIRDGFPGMTIDFNQANTLVGFGSVDSPSNIITLPNFNSINGRALGFAWDVYSSRRWKTNIRPLDGSLDKVRRLQGVSYDPIEGGGRQIGLIAEDVGQVVPEVVQYEENGVDAKSIDYARLVALLIEGMKEQQKRIETLEATIRQMQP, from the coding sequence ATGCGTAACAGCCCGCCTTTCGCAGTCGTTGTCGCCGTGTTGCTTGCCGCAGCGGCATATGCCGCTGTGCCGGCGAGCATGAGTGTGCAGGGGAAACTGACCGACGCCCTGGGCGAACCGATCGTCGGGAGCCAGAATTTCACGTTCAAAATCTTTGACGCCGCGGTTGGCGGGTCCGAGATCTGGCCCGGCGGTCCGGGCGAGACCCAGTCGCTGAACACCGACGCCAACGGTCTCTGGATCGGGCTGGTCGGCGCGGTAATCCCGCTCAACCACACAGTGTTTCAGGACACCGTGCGCTGGCTGGAGATTACGGTCAACGGGACCACGCTGCCGCGCACCCGATTGGTCACCGGCGCCTACGCGCATCGCGTCGGGACCGTCGACGGCGCCTCCGGTGGCTGGATTACCAGCAAGGTGACAATTGGGCCGGGGCAGACGAATACGGGGTCCGAGGCCTTCGTCGCCGGCAGCAATAACACCGCCACCGGCGGCTGGTCGAATGTCGGCGGCGGCAGCGGCAACCTCGCCTCCGGCCCGTGGTCGAGCATCGGCGGCGGTGCCGGCAATATGTCCAGCAACGACGGGACAACGGTCGGCGGCGGCGAGTACAATGTGGCCGCTGGTTTTCTGTCAACCGTCGGGGGCGGCTACAGCGATACGGCCTTCGGAGGCCACTCTGCCATCGGTGGCGGCAGCCGTAATCGCGCCTCCGGCGATTATTCATTCATCGGCGGCGGCCTTTACCACACGGCGTCGGGCACTGCCGCGACGGTGGCCGGCGGCGCGTCGAATCTTGCCTCCGCCTGGGGCGCCACGGTCGGCGGCGGGCAGTACGACACCGCGATTGGTTTATACTCCACCATCGCCGGCGGCAATCGCAACAGAGCAATAGGCGATGGGGCGACCGTCGGAGGCGGGGCCTACTGCTTTGCACGCGGCCCATACTCGGTCGTCGCCGGCGGCGGCGGGTTCGACAGCGACTCCAACTCGGCCAAGGGCGCCAACGCCACAATTGGCGGGGGCCGTCACAACTACGCCGATGGCGTAGTGGCAACGGTCTCCGGCGGCGCCAGCAACAATGCGCCGGCCAGTCATGCGACCATCAGTGGCGGCGGCTCCAATTCGGCCACCGACTTCGGGGCGGTTGTTTGCGGTGGGTACGCCAACACGGCCGCTGGAGCGTGGTCGACGGTTGCCGGCGGCGATCACTGCGAGGCCACCGGCCAGTGCTCGTTTGCCGCCGGTCGCAACGCCAAGGCGATTCACAACGGCAGTTGGGTCTGGGGCAGCAGCGAACCTGTCGACTTTCCCTCCACGGCCGATCGGCAATTCCTGATCCGCGCCGTGGGGGGCGTGGGCATCAATACCAACACACCGACCGAAGACCTCACGATCAACGGCACCGTCGCTTTCGAGAACTCGTCGCTGCCGGCAATCAACATGTTTGAATCTGGAACCAGCAACGCCGACAAGATGATTCTGGCGCATTCCTCCGCGTTCCCAGACTGGGGGCTGGAGTATCGCGACGCCGACGACAAGTTCGTCTTCATCCGCGATGGGTTCCCGGGCATGACGATCGATTTCAATCAGGCCAATACCCTCGTGGGATTCGGTTCGGTCGACTCGCCCTCCAATATCATCACGTTGCCCAACTTTAACAGCATCAACGGCCGCGCGCTCGGCTTTGCCTGGGATGTCTACTCTTCTCGCCGTTGGAAGACCAACATCCGTCCGCTGGATGGATCGCTGGACAAGGTGCGCCGCCTGCAGGGCGTCTCCTATGATCCCATCGAGGGCGGCGGGCGACAGATTGGTCTGATCGCCGAGGATGTCGGGCAGGTGGTTCCCGAAGTGGTGCAATACGAAGAGAACGGCGTCGATGCCAAGTCGATCGACTACGCGCGGCTGGTGGCGCTGCTCATCGAGGGGATGAAGGAACAACAGAAACGGATCGAGACGCTGGAGGCGACGATCCGGCAAATGCAACCGTAG
- a CDS encoding DinB family protein, whose translation MSNDAVLRIPEAIAILRRTPPLLSAWLSDLPEEWTSCNTGPETFSPYDVVGHLIHGERTDWMVRLRHILAHGDTIAFAPVDRFAMYHESQGKTLAMLLAEFAELRAANLSALADMRLSPADLSAPGRHPALGPVTAGQLIATWAVHDLNHIAQIARTMAFRYRDAVGPWREYLSILPRG comes from the coding sequence ATGTCAAACGATGCCGTATTGCGAATCCCCGAAGCCATCGCGATTCTCCGGCGCACGCCGCCGCTTTTGTCGGCGTGGCTGTCGGACCTGCCGGAGGAGTGGACATCCTGCAACACCGGACCGGAAACGTTTTCACCTTATGACGTCGTGGGGCACCTGATTCACGGCGAGCGGACCGACTGGATGGTGCGTCTGCGGCACATCCTGGCGCATGGCGACACGATTGCCTTTGCCCCGGTCGATCGCTTCGCCATGTATCACGAAAGCCAGGGCAAGACATTGGCCATGCTGCTGGCCGAGTTCGCCGAACTGCGCGCCGCAAACCTGTCGGCGCTGGCCGACATGCGGCTCTCCCCCGCCGATCTCAGCGCGCCGGGACGGCATCCGGCGCTGGGACCAGTCACCGCCGGGCAGTTGATCGCGACCTGGGCGGTGCACGATCTCAATCACATTGCCCAGATTGCCCGCACGATGGCCTTCCGCTACCGCGACGCGGTCGGCCCCTGGCGGGAGTATCTGTCGATCCTGCCGCGCGGGTAA
- a CDS encoding tail fiber domain-containing protein: MRARMIITACGVILVGTVSHAAVPTSITVQGKLTDAAGLPLVAGPKSFVFRIFDAEFGGSEIWPGGAGEAQTITSSSDGLWIGLIGAINPLGESVFADSVRWLEITVNGTTLPRVRLVTAPFSFRVATVDGASGGTITSKVSIGPGHTNTGIHSFAAGEGQTISGHWSSITGGSGSSASGGHAFIGGGEANTAGSDYATVAGGKDNQAAGELSAIVGGDGNVASGIWSAIGGGEGNQTPADWSTVGGGLTNQANAGVSTVSGGHNNIASGNASTVSGGEFNRARGSHSAVAGGGGLVASDSNSALGANAFVGGGRGNIASGDSSTIVAGARNLASEVNATVGGGRANQATAQHATVAGGSGNVAEGPHAFVGGGDGVVATGAASTVGGGESNSASQSYATVGGGILNEAGGYGSFVGSGEENQATGVISAIPGGTGNRAAGYAANVAGGILNVAGDTAASIGGGRHNRARGRYSVVSGGGGPAETDSNAAYGTNSTIGGGRANLAVADSTTIGGGGGNVTAAIGATIAGGGANFVRGAFGVVGGGKNNRSHGPYSVIGGGGGDASADSNAAAGQNTTVSGGRSNAATGRYASVGGGRHGRAHGAYSFIGGGGGDLDKDSNAASGQNATVCGGGMNTASGDYGTVGGGRRNYSRGKFAFVGGGGGDFEPDSNSASGENSVISGGKSNVASGLRATVSGGFSNRATDQGASIGGGTANDASALAATVSGGYRNHARGEYSVVCGGGGQLDSDTNTAAGSSSFIGGGAGNYVSSSAEYSVIGGGRNNLASGDSSVIAGGLNNTASGHSSTIGGGKYNEALASNSTVCCGLSNIASGSQAVAVGGQLNEARGLRSLAAGFNAKAHHQGSIVIAAGGSGVVSDSIRSGANGQMVLRANAGLYITNTSGTATPIAGQFITTTAGSPGAHLTTTGVWTNASSAESKENFRPLDGDCLLEKVVQLPITRWNYKDDPDSVTHIGPVAQDFYRLFGVGSNDRTISTIDPSGVALAAIQTLCKRNQELETAVIKLQNELKSIRETLATRSK; this comes from the coding sequence ATGCGCGCCCGCATGATCATCACCGCGTGTGGCGTGATTTTGGTTGGCACTGTTTCGCACGCCGCCGTCCCGACAAGCATTACCGTGCAAGGCAAACTCACCGACGCGGCCGGTCTTCCCTTGGTGGCGGGACCGAAGTCGTTTGTCTTCCGCATCTTCGACGCCGAATTTGGAGGCAGTGAAATCTGGCCCGGCGGCGCGGGCGAAGCGCAGACGATTACGTCGTCATCAGATGGTCTATGGATCGGTTTGATCGGCGCGATCAACCCACTGGGCGAGTCCGTCTTTGCCGACTCTGTGCGTTGGCTTGAGATCACTGTCAACGGCACAACACTGCCGCGCGTACGCCTCGTGACCGCACCATTCAGCTTCCGTGTCGCAACAGTTGACGGCGCTTCTGGCGGCACAATCACCAGTAAAGTCTCCATTGGGCCGGGGCACACGAACACAGGGATTCATTCGTTTGCCGCGGGCGAGGGACAAACGATCAGCGGACACTGGAGTTCGATCACGGGTGGAAGTGGCAGCTCTGCGTCTGGAGGACATGCGTTCATCGGTGGCGGCGAAGCGAACACGGCCGGCAGCGATTATGCGACTGTTGCCGGAGGAAAGGATAATCAAGCGGCCGGAGAACTCTCGGCGATTGTTGGCGGGGATGGCAATGTCGCGTCCGGAATCTGGTCTGCCATTGGAGGTGGCGAAGGCAACCAGACGCCTGCGGATTGGTCCACGGTCGGCGGAGGACTCACCAATCAAGCGAATGCAGGAGTAAGCACAGTCAGCGGCGGTCACAACAACATCGCCAGCGGAAATGCCTCAACCGTCTCTGGGGGCGAATTCAACCGGGCGCGCGGCAGTCACTCAGCCGTCGCCGGGGGGGGCGGACTCGTTGCTTCTGATTCGAATTCCGCATTGGGTGCCAACGCATTCGTCGGAGGCGGCAGAGGCAACATCGCTTCGGGCGACTCATCGACAATTGTGGCTGGTGCGCGAAACTTAGCCAGCGAGGTGAATGCGACGGTGGGCGGTGGCCGGGCCAATCAGGCAACCGCACAACATGCTACCGTCGCGGGCGGAAGTGGAAATGTCGCCGAAGGACCGCACGCGTTTGTCGGAGGTGGAGATGGCGTGGTCGCCACAGGCGCGGCCAGCACTGTCGGCGGCGGCGAAAGCAATTCGGCGTCCCAGAGCTACGCAACGGTCGGGGGTGGTATACTCAACGAAGCGGGGGGATACGGGTCATTTGTCGGTAGCGGCGAGGAGAACCAGGCAACGGGTGTGATTTCCGCCATCCCCGGCGGTACAGGAAATCGCGCTGCGGGCTATGCAGCGAATGTTGCTGGAGGAATCCTGAATGTTGCCGGGGACACGGCGGCAAGCATCGGCGGCGGACGACACAATCGAGCGAGGGGACGCTATTCCGTCGTGTCCGGCGGCGGTGGGCCCGCGGAAACGGATTCCAATGCCGCTTATGGGACGAATTCAACAATTGGAGGTGGCAGGGCGAACCTGGCCGTCGCGGACTCGACGACGATCGGAGGTGGCGGTGGTAACGTCACCGCGGCCATCGGGGCGACAATTGCCGGCGGTGGAGCCAACTTCGTCCGCGGCGCCTTTGGCGTCGTTGGAGGAGGCAAGAACAACCGCTCGCATGGCCCCTATTCCGTGATCGGCGGGGGCGGCGGCGACGCATCCGCAGATTCCAATGCGGCCGCCGGCCAGAATACCACCGTTTCCGGAGGACGATCCAATGCCGCCACTGGGCGATACGCGTCGGTCGGCGGAGGACGCCATGGGCGCGCCCACGGGGCATATTCTTTCATCGGAGGAGGCGGCGGGGACTTGGACAAGGATTCCAACGCGGCGTCCGGACAAAACGCAACCGTGTGTGGCGGTGGTATGAACACCGCATCAGGGGATTACGGAACTGTGGGGGGAGGACGCCGGAATTACTCCCGTGGGAAATTCGCTTTCGTCGGCGGTGGCGGCGGAGATTTTGAGCCCGACTCAAATTCTGCTTCCGGTGAGAATTCCGTCATCTCCGGAGGAAAGAGCAACGTTGCCAGTGGCCTTCGCGCAACGGTGTCCGGCGGCTTCTCCAATCGGGCGACCGATCAGGGCGCCAGCATCGGCGGTGGCACAGCCAATGATGCTTCGGCGCTGGCCGCCACGGTCAGCGGCGGATATCGAAATCACGCTCGAGGAGAGTACAGCGTTGTGTGCGGCGGAGGCGGGCAGCTCGACTCGGACACGAACACGGCCGCCGGAAGCAGCTCATTCATCGGGGGCGGCGCCGGCAATTATGTCAGCTCCTCGGCGGAGTACTCGGTGATCGGTGGCGGGCGGAACAATCTGGCGAGCGGAGATTCTTCCGTCATCGCGGGAGGACTCAACAATACTGCGAGCGGTCATTCATCGACTATCGGCGGTGGCAAATACAATGAGGCGTTGGCGTCGAACTCAACTGTGTGCTGTGGGCTTTCGAACATAGCATCCGGATCGCAGGCGGTCGCGGTCGGTGGACAACTGAATGAGGCGCGAGGACTACGCTCGCTGGCGGCTGGCTTCAATGCCAAAGCACATCACCAGGGTTCAATCGTGATCGCCGCTGGTGGAAGCGGTGTAGTGAGTGATTCAATCAGGTCGGGTGCCAATGGGCAAATGGTGCTCCGCGCCAATGCAGGGCTTTACATTACAAACACCTCTGGAACGGCCACACCCATAGCGGGTCAGTTTATTACCACGACCGCAGGTTCCCCGGGAGCTCACCTCACGACAACCGGCGTCTGGACGAACGCATCCAGCGCGGAGAGCAAAGAAAACTTCCGGCCGCTGGACGGCGACT